In Choloepus didactylus isolate mChoDid1 chromosome 25 unlocalized genomic scaffold, mChoDid1.pri SUPER_25_unloc2, whole genome shotgun sequence, one genomic interval encodes:
- the ZNF414 gene encoding LOW QUALITY PROTEIN: zinc finger protein 414 (The sequence of the model RefSeq protein was modified relative to this genomic sequence to represent the inferred CDS: deleted 1 base in 1 codon) → MEEEPTGPSPNMLTTAEPTSSDTVKEVLSPLVAAAAAASSMGEEPGLDQTATPLAWGRGGPGGTQHGASPVPDSNQPSPGASPGQTSTVSGTIEDLRPPRRRPPPGKQVPCSSPGCCLSFPSVRDLAQHLRTHCPPTQSLEGKLFRCSALSCSETFPSMQELVAHGKLHYKPNRYFKCENCLLRFRTHRSLFKHLHVCAEHAQSPAPPPPPALDKEPPVPERPPEPDPASAPGLQFPLLEPFTTPAPAPTGPFLPYLNPTPLGLSPPRLRPFLAAAPGPPASSAAVWKKSQGAGSSPRRPQGGSDAPSGHAAASRIVWEHTRGRYSCMQCAFSTASRPAMTLHLEDHRPAAPTALVPGPSRPEPPAGKAGDRVGGEGPRPAVQSEVEAQVPPPLPHPDMASLAPKVPTAPLSEGECPVFLPI, encoded by the exons ATG GAGGAGGAACCCACGGGACCCAGTCCGAACATGCTCACCACTGCAGAGCCTACCTCCAGTGACACCGTCAAGGAGGTGTTGTCCCCACTTGTGGCCGCAGCTGCCGCTGCCTCCTCCATGGGGGAGGAGCCAGGCCTTGACCAGACAGCCACACCCCTGGCATGGGGACGTGGGGGACCTGGGGGGACCCAGCATGGTGCCTCCCCAGTCCCAGACAGCAACCAGCCTAGCCCTGGAGCCAGCCCTGGCCAGACCAGCACGGTCTCCGGGACCATTGAGGACCTGCGGCCTCCCAGACGACGTCCACCACCAG GAAAGCAGGTACCCTGCTCCAGCCCTGgctgctgcctcagtttccccagcgtGCGTGATCTGGCACAGCATCTGCGTACCCACTGCCCGCCCACACAGTCCCTGGAAG GTAAGCTCTTCCGCTGCTCGGCCCTGAGCTGCTCGGAGACCTTCCCCAGCATGCAGGAGCTGGTGGCACACGGCAAGCTTCATTACAAGCCCAACCGCTACTTCAA GTGTGAAAACTGTCTCCTGCGCTTCCGCACGCATCGATCACTCTTCAAGCATCTACATGTTTGCGCCGAGCATGCACAGAGTCCAGCCCCGCCGCCA CCCCCTGCCCTCGACAAGGAGCCGCCAGTGCCGGAGCGCCCCCCAGAGCCCGACCCTGCGTCGGCGCCGGGCCTGCAGTTCCCGCTGCTCGAGCCTTTCACtacccccgcccctgcccccactGGACCTTTCCTGCCCTATTTGAACCCCACACCTCTTGGCCTAAGCCCCCCACGGTTGCGCCCCTTCCTGGCCGCCGCACCTGGGCCGCCAGCCTCCAGCGCCGCTGTCTGGAAAAAGAGCCAAG GTGCTGGCAGCAGCCCCCGAAGACCCCAGGGTGGTTCCGACGCGCCCTCAG GGCACGCGGCTGCGAGCCGCATCGTGTGGGAGCACACGCGCGGCCGCTACTCATGCATGCAGTGCGCCTTCTCCACGGCCTCACGGCCCGCCATGACACTACACTTGGAGGACCATCGGCCCGCCGCCCCCACGGCCCTGGTGCCTGGGCCGTCGCGTCCCGAACCCCCGGCGGGTAAGGCCGGGGACCGCGTGGGTGGGGAGGGCCCAAGGCCTGCGGTGCAGAGCGAAGTCGAGGCTCAGGTGCCCCCTCCTCTACCCCACCCAGACATGGCCTCCCTTGCACCCAAGGTGCCAACGGCGCCGCTGTCCGAGGGGGAATGTCCAGTTTTCTTGCCGATCTGA